One region of Marivirga arenosa genomic DNA includes:
- a CDS encoding carboxypeptidase-like regulatory domain-containing protein, translating to MTTNHIVVLVNLNTMVRKAFIILFCLLSCYSKSILAQQISGKVLDENQEPLLGASVYIDGTTIGDISDIKGEFSFEIDKEINAVLIVSFVGYQKVYIENPDTQKPYLIQLEPDVSEMKELVVYNNPYSREEMLQVFRDEFIGDRKLQKTCKIINEEDIRFRYNPQTLTFTALSEKPLKIENHYLGYTINYDLLKFELIFQRFTLNTNFLKSSTYMGTTQFLPMELNKKYRKRRKEAYENSTLHFFRALKANNLKKQGFQLYFKGFQTNITQLLELQNIGVMAEVKVKQKDIKFKPKNLVSSFEVLYKKNDQTSISFYTDNFLIDGYGLYSKFDQIMFSGAMSKKKMAMILPADYEY from the coding sequence TTGACAACTAATCATATAGTAGTTTTAGTAAATCTCAATACTATGGTTCGTAAAGCCTTTATTATTCTATTTTGTCTTCTTTCTTGCTATTCCAAAAGTATTCTCGCTCAACAGATCTCGGGAAAAGTTTTAGACGAAAATCAAGAGCCTTTATTAGGGGCATCTGTCTATATAGACGGAACCACCATAGGTGATATTTCTGATATCAAGGGAGAATTTAGTTTCGAAATAGATAAAGAAATTAATGCAGTACTTATTGTGAGTTTTGTTGGCTATCAAAAAGTTTATATAGAAAATCCAGATACTCAGAAGCCATATTTAATACAACTTGAGCCAGATGTTTCGGAGATGAAGGAATTAGTAGTATATAATAATCCGTATTCAAGAGAGGAAATGCTGCAGGTTTTTAGAGATGAATTTATTGGAGATCGGAAGTTACAAAAGACTTGTAAAATTATAAATGAAGAAGACATACGCTTTCGTTATAACCCTCAAACTTTAACTTTTACAGCCCTATCCGAAAAACCGCTTAAAATCGAGAATCATTATTTAGGCTACACCATCAATTATGATCTTTTGAAATTTGAATTAATTTTTCAGCGCTTTACTCTAAATACAAATTTTCTGAAAAGTAGTACTTATATGGGTACCACTCAATTTTTGCCCATGGAATTGAATAAAAAATATCGAAAAAGAAGGAAGGAGGCCTATGAGAATTCAACTTTACACTTCTTTAGAGCTTTAAAAGCTAATAATTTAAAAAAGCAAGGCTTTCAATTATATTTTAAAGGTTTTCAAACAAATATTACGCAATTACTGGAGCTACAAAACATTGGAGTTATGGCTGAGGTAAAAGTAAAACAGAAAGATATTAAGTTTAAACCCAAAAATTTAGTCTCTAGTTTTGAAGTATTATACAAGAAGAATGATCAAACTTCAATAAGTTTTTATACTGATAATTTTTTAATTGACGGCTATGGATTATACTCTAAATTTGATCAAATAATGTTTTCAGGTGCCATGAGTAAGAAAAAGATGGCGATGATCTTACCTGCCGATTATGAATACTAA
- a CDS encoding cytochrome-c peroxidase translates to MRTYLPLLFLIIFATCKNTSEPQQINWNLSQDYYQTALKKAIDSLEHLNTKMNQAHAIQSLKDIRLNFKKAESYAAHINPEVGSKVNGPALPIFKEDNLKILDPIGLQAIEETLFEDFQNRKLLEYQIERTIGYLNNLLAGIKERNLSPERYFIALHEQFLRILSFGITHFDTPISHWGFEESAASLHSIKTTVRLTIGTVVNDHNQDIYDNFITYLNRNIDYLNKSSAFDEFDYYRYIRDYFNPLTKSWVALRNSTNLWEPSTNKALNFNSTTFFEKDAFNTSFFVNPSTGLGDKEDLLLGEKLFNDKRLSLSNSLSCSSCHQKKEAFSDALPTSLGASGKPLKRNAPTLINTIFNKSFFWDGRSGTIESQIREVFNAHDEFNRSMNNIPEELLLDAEYDKLFKKAYGGKPKSVNQLIKSLAQYVASLQAFDSKFDRNMRKEETSFTELEKKGLQLYMGKALCGSCHFIPLMNGTLPPFYKHTEKEVIGVPLVATNDQLDTLDLGFYTFYEVDIHKGMFRTPTVRNSALTAPYMHNGIYNSLDEVIDFYNRGGGKGLGLAVEHQTLPFDSLSLNSKEKEALIAFLETLNSTPEKKPDTTTNISLSSLN, encoded by the coding sequence ATGCGTACGTATTTACCTCTTCTTTTTCTCATAATTTTTGCTACATGCAAAAACACAAGTGAGCCTCAGCAAATCAATTGGAATTTAAGTCAGGATTATTATCAAACCGCTTTAAAGAAAGCAATTGATTCTTTGGAGCATCTCAACACTAAAATGAATCAAGCTCATGCTATTCAAAGTTTAAAAGATATTCGTTTAAATTTTAAAAAAGCAGAGTCCTATGCAGCTCATATTAACCCTGAAGTAGGGAGTAAGGTAAACGGACCAGCTTTACCCATTTTCAAAGAAGATAATTTAAAAATATTAGACCCTATTGGCTTACAAGCCATTGAAGAAACCCTATTTGAAGATTTCCAAAACCGGAAATTACTAGAGTATCAAATTGAAAGAACGATTGGCTATTTAAATAATTTACTTGCTGGTATTAAGGAAAGAAACCTAAGCCCAGAGCGTTATTTCATTGCTCTACACGAGCAATTTCTTCGAATTTTGAGCTTTGGTATCACTCATTTTGATACTCCTATCAGCCATTGGGGGTTTGAAGAGTCTGCTGCTAGCCTTCATTCTATTAAAACTACTGTTCGTTTGACTATCGGAACTGTTGTAAATGATCATAATCAAGATATATATGATAATTTTATCACCTACTTGAATCGCAATATCGATTACTTAAATAAGTCTTCAGCTTTTGACGAATTTGACTACTATAGATACATAAGGGATTATTTCAATCCGCTTACTAAAAGCTGGGTTGCGTTAAGAAATAGCACTAATCTTTGGGAACCTTCCACCAATAAAGCCTTGAATTTCAATTCCACTACATTTTTTGAAAAAGATGCATTTAACACCTCTTTCTTTGTAAATCCTTCTACTGGTCTTGGGGATAAAGAAGACTTGTTGCTGGGTGAAAAATTGTTTAATGATAAAAGGTTATCCTTATCAAATTCTTTATCTTGTTCTAGTTGCCATCAGAAAAAAGAAGCCTTTTCTGATGCTTTACCAACCTCTTTGGGAGCTTCAGGGAAACCGTTAAAGCGAAATGCCCCAACCTTAATAAATACAATTTTCAACAAAAGTTTTTTTTGGGATGGCCGGTCAGGAACTATAGAGAGCCAAATCAGGGAAGTGTTTAATGCTCACGATGAATTCAATCGATCTATGAATAATATTCCTGAGGAACTGCTTTTAGATGCAGAGTATGATAAATTATTTAAGAAAGCCTATGGTGGGAAACCAAAATCTGTAAATCAACTAATTAAAAGCTTAGCACAATATGTTGCCAGCTTACAGGCTTTCGATAGCAAATTTGATAGAAATATGCGTAAAGAAGAAACATCATTTACTGAACTTGAGAAAAAAGGCTTACAACTTTATATGGGAAAAGCACTTTGTGGATCCTGTCATTTTATTCCTCTGATGAATGGAACTCTGCCACCCTTTTATAAACATACTGAAAAGGAAGTTATTGGAGTGCCTTTGGTTGCCACAAACGATCAATTGGACACGCTAGATCTGGGATTTTATACATTTTATGAAGTCGATATTCACAAAGGAATGTTTAGAACACCTACTGTTCGTAACAGTGCATTAACAGCTCCCTATATGCATAATGGTATATATAATTCTTTGGATGAAGTAATTGATTTTTATAATAGAGGCGGAGGTAAGGGGCTTGGGCTTGCAGTTGAGCACCAAACTTTACCATTTGATTCTTTGTCCTTGAATTCGAAAGAAAAGGAAGCGCTGATCGCATTCCTTGAAACACTAAATTCGACTCCAGAAAAAAAGCCAGACACAACTACGAATATTTCATTATCATCCTTAAATTAA
- a CDS encoding PhoX family protein: MKKMKLKDLPLYLIGTLVSIATFTSCGDEITEVTEVIYRDTTITVTNTFDTTIIINNVGDSVFFTNRSNLEPLVAVSPQFNFVKAYSLLSSSDTLENRNGDLFRLGGSADGAGLLKNGDEYVFMVNCEDHYSVARVFLDKNFKPIQGDYMLNSGVADLARQCSGTMWESEIHGGSQDLFLSASESFNYDVKGIDPYMTPNPTADFGLDALGEFSWENAVPLPKNTYAGKTVIIGGDDDSSDSEGQVSLYFSENGDADLENGDIYVLKMKDSSRMVNEGEIAFGETYDVEFVKIEGGKEMTKNEMEDASIAANAFQFMRVEDVDYGKGSDAAGRNVYFAVTGRGPGRGTYNDWGTVYKLELDEASPLNGKLTQIISGNTDTNNMDGNLSLLQSPDNICVTENFIYTQEDPNSFSRNHSAYIYQSDLNGNNPRVVLELVERADLSRDKNISNSGEFGALIDISDKIGVPNTFMLAVQPHYWEDDAFKGVDGHNNEGNSNGSREDDQGSQIVILYGLPR, from the coding sequence ATGAAAAAAATGAAACTAAAAGATTTACCCCTTTATTTAATCGGAACGCTTGTTTCAATAGCAACATTTACAAGCTGTGGAGATGAAATTACAGAAGTAACTGAAGTTATTTATCGTGACACAACCATTACAGTTACTAATACATTTGACACTACTATCATTATTAACAATGTAGGAGACTCAGTATTCTTTACAAATCGTTCAAATTTAGAACCTCTAGTGGCCGTATCTCCACAGTTTAACTTTGTTAAAGCATATTCCTTATTGAGTTCTTCCGATACCTTGGAGAATAGAAATGGTGATTTATTCCGTTTAGGCGGATCTGCTGATGGCGCTGGTTTACTAAAAAATGGAGACGAATATGTTTTTATGGTGAACTGTGAAGATCACTATTCGGTAGCAAGGGTATTCCTTGATAAAAACTTCAAACCGATCCAAGGTGATTATATGCTGAATTCAGGTGTAGCTGATTTAGCCAGACAATGTTCTGGTACCATGTGGGAATCTGAAATTCACGGAGGCAGTCAGGACTTATTCTTATCTGCATCAGAAAGCTTTAATTATGATGTTAAAGGAATTGACCCTTATATGACTCCTAACCCGACTGCTGATTTTGGCTTGGATGCATTAGGAGAATTCTCATGGGAAAATGCAGTTCCTTTACCCAAAAATACCTACGCAGGTAAAACAGTTATTATTGGTGGAGATGATGATTCTTCAGATTCTGAAGGACAAGTAAGCTTATATTTTTCAGAGAATGGAGATGCTGATTTAGAGAATGGAGACATTTATGTATTAAAAATGAAAGACTCCAGCAGAATGGTAAATGAAGGAGAAATTGCATTTGGAGAAACTTATGATGTTGAGTTTGTTAAAATTGAAGGAGGAAAAGAGATGACGAAAAATGAGATGGAAGATGCTTCTATAGCTGCAAATGCATTTCAATTTATGAGAGTAGAGGATGTAGATTATGGAAAAGGATCTGACGCTGCGGGTAGAAATGTTTACTTCGCTGTTACAGGCCGAGGACCTGGCAGAGGGACATACAATGATTGGGGTACTGTATATAAATTAGAATTGGACGAAGCTTCTCCATTAAATGGTAAACTGACACAAATTATTAGTGGAAACACAGATACCAATAATATGGACGGAAACCTTTCTTTATTACAAAGTCCTGATAACATTTGTGTCACAGAAAATTTCATATATACTCAAGAAGACCCAAATTCATTTTCGAGAAATCACTCTGCCTACATCTACCAATCTGATTTAAATGGGAATAATCCTAGAGTAGTTTTGGAATTAGTGGAAAGAGCTGACTTATCAAGAGATAAAAACATTTCAAATTCTGGTGAATTTGGAGCATTAATTGACATCTCTGATAAAATTGGGGTTCCCAATACTTTTATGCTGGCTGTTCAGCCACATTACTGGGAAGATGATGCATTTAAAGGCGTTGATGGCCACAATAACGAAGGCAATTCAAACGGATCAAGGGAAGATGATCAAGGATCGCAGATCGTAATTCTATACGGGCTTCCAAGATAA
- a CDS encoding helix-turn-helix domain-containing protein, translated as MSKYRTIYLENYAKADRSAYKWLFQITLYFCFAHLFVLLKTGALMSGIGESYLKLLYLFISSSALIIICWFVLKALYNPHLFTGIKSELEPLKAKLDNKELVAERDMDTLSAIESLAYFMERKKPYLDYELTLEKLANQLKMEEKDLSILINHHLGKHFFDFINEYRIEEAKKILRNPENKKLTILEVLYQVGFNSKSSFYTAFKKITDQTPTAYRKSALAE; from the coding sequence TTGAGTAAATACAGAACTATCTACTTGGAAAATTACGCTAAAGCCGATCGTTCCGCTTATAAATGGTTATTCCAAATTACACTTTATTTTTGTTTTGCACATCTTTTTGTTTTACTAAAAACAGGAGCTTTAATGAGTGGAATAGGCGAAAGCTATCTGAAATTGCTATACCTCTTCATCTCTAGTTCAGCTCTAATAATTATTTGTTGGTTTGTGTTAAAAGCTTTATACAACCCACATCTTTTTACGGGCATTAAAAGCGAACTAGAACCTTTAAAAGCAAAATTGGATAATAAGGAACTTGTTGCTGAAAGAGATATGGATACGCTTTCTGCTATTGAAAGTCTTGCTTATTTCATGGAAAGAAAAAAACCATATCTCGATTACGAACTCACCCTGGAAAAACTAGCAAATCAATTGAAAATGGAGGAAAAGGATTTATCCATTTTGATTAACCACCATTTGGGGAAACATTTCTTCGATTTTATAAATGAGTATCGGATTGAAGAAGCTAAGAAGATTCTTAGAAATCCAGAAAATAAAAAGCTTACAATACTCGAAGTTCTCTATCAAGTTGGCTTCAATTCAAAATCGTCTTTTTATACGGCTTTCAAAAAAATCACGGATCAAACTCCGACTGCCTACAGAAAATCCGCTCTTGCGGAATAA
- a CDS encoding serine hydrolase domain-containing protein: protein MKRSLLSLLLVSFLGQALFAQNLYQEHFPKVDSILNHHYNKNTPGIALSIISTGKTIYQNAIGMADMENEIAISDSTSFHIASVSKQFTAYLALLLEEEGKLSMEDDIRKYLPELEALPYKISLYQLANHTHGLPNLSELVHLKGIGSQNIMTHQQVIKMLLNIRIVNFKAGEQYQYNNTGFALLAEIIERVEGLPFQQVLKERIFNPEGMNASQAIDDPALIVKNRARSYMLVEDGYQNNELNLMTNGSSGIRTTIADLSNWAIKFQQPDPKAQAIFQKMQKPSQLNSGQSISYGLGLETKKYKGLEVVFHGGGDVGYRSYILHIPAYQLSLVLLSNTDDFAPLLVYDIIDLFLKDVLKEPTKPEKTHYSSKELKTFEGTYQMFPGNYFNIIAKNDTLYFQNYGTKDIAPLPIIGDDEFLFPYIPTTKFSFYENGFIFNIADFKYDCKKVQLETVKAEEIDLSEYIGIYKNEEFNVFFELLIEDKELKARHMRMEDISLHPIEDDSFFSRRSFFGKLDFDRDKEGKIIAFRVSGQNLMNIEFFKLGCFQSSK from the coding sequence ATGAAACGATCACTTCTTAGCCTTTTATTAGTAAGCTTTTTAGGTCAAGCGCTTTTTGCACAAAATCTATATCAAGAGCATTTTCCTAAGGTAGATTCTATCTTAAATCATCATTATAACAAAAATACACCTGGCATAGCTCTTAGCATAATATCAACTGGAAAAACTATTTACCAGAACGCGATAGGAATGGCTGATATGGAAAATGAGATTGCTATTAGTGATTCCACCTCCTTTCATATTGCCTCTGTTTCTAAACAATTCACCGCCTATTTGGCGCTTTTGCTGGAAGAAGAAGGGAAGCTATCTATGGAAGATGATATCCGAAAATACCTACCAGAATTAGAAGCTCTTCCCTACAAAATTTCCTTATATCAATTGGCAAACCACACTCATGGATTGCCTAATCTTTCTGAGCTCGTCCACCTTAAGGGAATTGGATCTCAAAATATAATGACCCATCAGCAAGTAATTAAGATGCTCTTGAACATTAGAATTGTCAATTTCAAAGCAGGTGAACAATATCAATATAATAATACTGGTTTTGCTTTACTGGCAGAAATAATAGAAAGGGTGGAAGGATTGCCTTTTCAGCAAGTCTTGAAAGAAAGGATTTTCAATCCAGAAGGGATGAATGCTAGTCAGGCCATTGATGATCCAGCTTTGATTGTTAAAAATAGAGCACGTTCCTATATGTTAGTAGAAGACGGTTATCAGAATAATGAGTTAAACTTAATGACCAACGGTTCATCGGGAATTCGAACAACCATTGCTGACTTAAGTAATTGGGCAATAAAGTTCCAGCAGCCAGATCCGAAGGCACAGGCAATATTTCAAAAAATGCAAAAGCCTTCTCAACTTAATTCGGGTCAAAGCATATCTTATGGATTGGGGCTAGAGACTAAAAAGTATAAAGGATTAGAAGTTGTTTTCCATGGTGGTGGAGATGTCGGATATCGTTCCTATATCTTGCATATTCCAGCATATCAGCTTTCGCTTGTCTTGCTTAGCAATACTGATGACTTTGCTCCTCTGCTTGTATATGATATAATTGATCTTTTCTTAAAGGATGTATTAAAAGAACCCACAAAACCAGAAAAGACTCATTACAGCAGCAAAGAATTAAAAACCTTTGAAGGGACTTATCAAATGTTTCCAGGTAATTATTTTAATATAATTGCAAAAAATGACACGCTCTATTTTCAGAACTATGGAACTAAGGATATAGCTCCACTTCCTATCATAGGTGATGATGAGTTTCTATTTCCGTATATACCAACTACGAAATTCTCTTTTTATGAAAATGGTTTCATTTTCAATATAGCAGATTTCAAGTATGACTGTAAGAAAGTACAATTAGAAACTGTAAAGGCTGAGGAGATTGATCTTTCAGAATATATTGGCATTTATAAAAACGAAGAATTTAATGTGTTCTTTGAACTGCTAATTGAAGATAAAGAATTAAAGGCAAGACATATGCGAATGGAAGATATTAGTCTTCACCCAATTGAGGATGATAGTTTCTTTTCTAGAAGGTCTTTTTTCGGGAAGCTGGATTTTGATAGAGATAAAGAAGGGAAGATTATTGCTTTTAGAGTATCGGGGCAGAATTTAATGAATATTGAGTTTTTTAAATTAGGTTGTTTTCAATCTTCAAAATAA
- a CDS encoding tetratricopeptide repeat protein, with protein MAEQKKEGNTYETLKALYYSGKVKPSLHKILAALEEDPNNVDMVLLACEVLERAKDFDQLSSYADTVKKLAPKSPEGFYYKGIALQFVKGKEQEALKNFNEALEIDPDNLLCLKSKATTHLLLFKDFDLPIKFADKHRVKAETCLLKVIDLVENKEDATYLELYILAEVNMMVEQALNAKMAYLKAVNAYEEAEPENQNKNIYKDMVRAQKKCIKQLEKFTE; from the coding sequence ATGGCGGAGCAAAAGAAAGAGGGAAATACTTACGAAACACTAAAAGCTTTATACTACTCAGGAAAGGTTAAACCTTCATTGCATAAGATTTTAGCAGCATTGGAGGAGGATCCAAATAATGTAGATATGGTCTTGTTAGCGTGTGAAGTATTAGAGAGAGCAAAGGATTTTGATCAATTATCCTCTTACGCAGATACTGTAAAAAAGCTAGCCCCTAAATCTCCTGAAGGCTTCTACTATAAAGGAATTGCACTTCAATTTGTAAAAGGGAAAGAGCAAGAAGCTTTAAAAAACTTTAATGAGGCTTTAGAAATTGACCCTGATAATTTACTGTGTCTTAAAAGTAAAGCGACTACCCACTTACTATTATTTAAGGATTTTGACTTACCGATTAAGTTTGCCGATAAGCATAGAGTAAAAGCTGAAACTTGCTTGTTAAAAGTGATTGACTTGGTTGAGAATAAAGAAGATGCAACCTACCTAGAGCTTTATATATTAGCAGAAGTTAATATGATGGTAGAACAAGCATTGAATGCTAAGATGGCCTACCTGAAAGCTGTTAATGCCTATGAGGAGGCTGAACCTGAAAACCAAAATAAAAATATCTATAAAGATATGGTAAGGGCTCAGAAGAAATGCATTAAGCAATTAGAGAAGTTTACTGAGTAA